The Polaribacter sp. Q13 sequence CTTAATACATATGTTAAATAAAAATTATTAGTTGCTTTTGCATAGTCCTTATTATTATAAAAATCAATTGCTTTTTTAGAAGTAAACTGTACTAACTCTGACAATTTAGGCTGTGCTTCTTTAGTATACTTAGGTTTACCTATTTCTTTTTCATAAGAAATTAATTTATTATATGCTTCAGCAGCTTTTTTAACATCAGATTTTCCAATAGCAGTTCCTTTTAAAAAGTAATATTTTGCTTTGTATTTTGGATCCATTGAATCTTCTGTAGCTTTTAATCCAGCTAATGCTGCTTTCGCCTCTTTAAACTGCCCTTTTTTAATTGCCTTTTCCGCAGCTTTTATTTCGTCTTTTTGCGCATAAGAAGCTATTGATAATAAGCCAACCGTTAACGCTAATATTTGATTTTTCATCTTACTAATTATTAATTTATTGTTATTCTTGATTTTCATTTGAATCATTTTCAATTTCCGTGCCATTCTCTGTTTCACCTTCAACTTCTTCTTCTACCTCTTCTTCATGGACAACTTTTGCAACAGCGGCAATACTATCTGAATCTTTAATATTTATTAAACGAACACCTTGTGTTGCACGCCCCATAACTCTTAAATCTTCTACAGCCATTCTAATTGTTAATCCAGATTTATTAATAATCATTAAATCATTAGAATCATCTACATTTTTAATAGCGACTAAATTACCCGTTTTTTCAGAAATATTTAAAGTTTTCACCCCTTTACCTCCACGATTTGTAACACGATAATCTTCTAATTTAGAACGTTTACCGTATCCTTTTTCAGATACAACAAGTATATTACTTTCCATATCATTTACAGCAACCATACCAATTACCTCATCATTTTCATGTTGTAAAGTAATTCCTCTAACACCAGAAGCAGTTCTTCCCATTGGTCGGGTTTTAGCTTCTTCGAAACGGATAGATTTACCAGACGCTAAAGCCAACATAACCTGACTGTCTCCAGTAGTTAACTTCGCCTCTAATAACTCATCTCCTTCTTTAATAGTAATTGCATTAATACCATTAGTTCTTGGTCTAGAATATTGCTCTAAAGAAGTCTTTTTAACCTGACCTTTTTTAGTTGCCATAATAACATAATGGCTATTTACATAGTCTTCATCCTTTAAGTCTTCTGTTACCAAGAAAGCTTTTACACTATCATCTTGCTCTATATTAATAAGGTTTTGCATTGCTCTACCTTTGGTATTCTTACCTCCTTCTGGAATTTCATATACGCGCATCCAGAATACTTTTCCTTTCTGCGTAAAGAACATCATATATTGGTGATTTGTACCTACAAATAAATGCTCTAAGAAATCTTCATTTCTGGTAGTTGCTCCTTTTTGACCTCTACCTCCTCTATTCTGAACTTTATACTCTTCTAAGTTTGTACGCTTTAAATATCCTGCATTAGAAATGGTAACCACCACCTTTGTATCCGGAATCATATCTTCAATACGCATATCTCCACCCGCATATTCTATTACAGATCTACGTTCATCACCATATTTATCTCTAATTAGGGATAATTCTTCTTTTATAATATCGTAACGTCTTGGTTCGTTTGCTAAAATATCTTTTAAATCAGTTATCGTTAACATAATTTCATCAAACTCAGCACGTAATTTATCTTGTTCTAGTCCTGTTAATTGACGCAAACGCATTTCTACAATTGCTTTTGCTTGAATTTCTGACAACTCAAAACGCTCAATTAAACTCTCTCTAGCTTCATCTGCATTATTAGAAGCTCTAATAATTTTAATTACTTCATCTATATTATCAGATGCAATAATTAATCCTTCTAAGATATGTGCTCTTGCCTCTGCTTTTCTTAGTAAAAATTCTGTTCTACGAACAATAACTTCATGTCTATGTTCAACAAAATAATGAATTAATTGTTTTAAGTTTAATTGCTCTGGTCTTCCTTTTACCAATGCAATATTATTTACACTAAAAGAAGTTTGTAATTGTGTGTATTTAAATAATTTATTTAATACGATATTAGGAATAGCATCACGTTTTAAAATATACACAATACGCATTCCGTTTCTATCAGACTCATCACGAATATTGGCAATTCCAGATATTTTTTTATCATTTACCAAATCAGCAGTTTTTTTAATCATGTCTGCTTTATTCACTTGGTAAGGGATCTCTGTAACAATAATACACTCACGTCCTTTAACCTCTTCAATAACAGCTTTAGCACGCATTACAATACGTCCACGACCAGTATGAAAAGCCTCTCTAACACCATCATAACCATAAATAATTCCTCCTGTAGGAAAATCTGGTGCCGTAATATGCTGCATTAATTCATCTATCTCAATATCTCTATTATCAATATATGCCATGGTACCGTTTATAACTTCCGTTATATTATGAGGCGCCATATTTGTAGCCATACCTACCGCAATACCAGATGCTCCGTTTACCAATAAATTGGGAATACGAGTTGGTAAAACAGTTGGTTCTTGCAAAGTATCATCAAAATTTAAACGATGATCTACTGTTTCTTTTTCAATATCAGCCAACATGTCTTCTGATATTTTTTGCATTCTAACCTCAGTATAACGCATTGCTGCTGGCGAATCTCCATCTACAGAACCAAAGTTCCCTTGACCGTCAACCATCATATAACGTACACTCCAGTTCTGCGCCATACGCACCATAGAATCGTACACAGAAGTATCTCCGTGTGGGTGATACTTACCTAAAACTTCCCCAACAATTCTTGCGGACTTTTTATACGAACCTGTAGCTTTAATTCCTAACTCATGCATACCAAACAAAACCCTTCTATGAACTGGCTTTAAACCATCTCTTACATCTGGTAATGCTCTTGAAACAATTACTGACATCGAGTAATCGATGTACGCAGCTTTCATCTGCTCTTCAATGTTAATCGGAATTAACTTTTCTCCGTCTGCCATATTTATATTTGATTAATTTTACGTCATTTTTTTAAAACAAGGCAAGTTACTATTTTTCCTTGTTTTTACAAAGGTTTTAATACTTGTAATTGAGTAGAGTTATCAACATTTTTTCATAATTTTTAACATTAATTTATTTGCTTGATTTACAAGAGTTTTCTACCTTGGTATCATAGTCAAACTGTCAGTATTTTACCATTGGCACCTTTTTTGTAATTATCTATAAAAAAAAAGGACTAAATTTACAACACATCAATTATAGACAGAAAGAAATATGGACGAAAATTTTTCACCAAAGGTCAGAGATGTAATTACTTTCAGTAAAGAAGAAGCGCTACGTTTAGGGCAAGAATTTATTGGAACGGAACATCTTTTACTCGGTTTATTAAGAAAAGGCGAAGGAAAAGCAATAGATATATTAACAGCATTTGATGTTGATTTAATTTTATTGCGTAAAAAACTAGAGCAATTAAACCCTGCAAACCCTACTTTTTTAGAAAGTACAGATAAGCCAAACTTACGACTAACAAGACAAGCTGAAAAGGCTTTAAAAACAACTTTTTTAGAGGCAAAATTATATCAAAGTGAAGCAATCGATACTGCTCATTTATTATTATGTATCTTAAGAAATGAGAATGACCCTGCCACCAAATTAATTCATAAATTTCATGTAAATTATGATGAAGCTAAAACGCTTTACAAACAATTACATGTAGATGATACTGAGGCAGACCTTCCTATTAGCCCAATTGCAGAAACTCCTTCAGATGACGAGTATGCTTCCGATAAATCTAACCCATTTGACCAACCTCAAAAGGGAAAAACTGTAAAAAAATCGAAGACTCCGGTATTAGATAATTTTGGTAGAGATTTAACCGATTTAGCAGAAAAAGGAAAATTAGACCCTGTTGTTGGTAGACAAAAAGAAATAGAAAGAGTCTCTCAAATTTTAAGTCGAAGAAAGAAAAACAATCCAATGTTAATTGGAGAACCTGGTGTTGGTAAATCTGCCATTGCAGAAGGTTTAGCTTTGCGAATTATTGAAAGAAAAGTTTCAAGAATTTTATTTGACAAACGTATTGTTTCTTTAGATTTAGCAAGCTTAGTTGCGGGTACAAAATACCGTGGTCAGTTTGAAGAACGTATGAAAGCCTTAATGAATGAGCTTGAAAAAAATGATGATATCATTCTTTTTATAGATGAAATTCACACCATTGTTGGTGCTGGTGGAGCAACAGGTTCTTTAGATGCTTCTAACATGTTAAAACCTGCTTTAGCAAGAGGAGAAATACAATGTATTGGTGCAACTACATTGGATGAATTTAGAACAAATATCGAAAAAGATGGCGCGTTAGAGCGTCGTTTTCAAAAGGTAATTGTAGATCCGACTTCTGTTGAAGAAACCATACAGATTTTACAAAACATAAAAAATAAATACGAAGAACATCATCATGTAAATTATACAGATGCTGCTATAGAAGCTTGTGTAAAATTAACAAACAGATACATGACCGATAGATACCTACCAGACAAAGCTATTGATGCTTTAGATGAAGCGGGTTCTAGAATTCATATTACTAATATTGTGGTTCCGCAACAAGTTTTAGAATTAGAATCGCAATTAGAAATTATTAGAGAACAGAAAACCAAAGCAGTAAACGGACAGAAATACGAAGAGGCTGCTAAGTTGCGAGATGATGAAAAAAACATGGAAGCTGCTTTAAATTCTGCTCAAAACCAATGGGAAGAAGATTCTAAATTAAATAGAGAAATTGTAACCGAAGATAATGTTGCTGAAGTAGTTTCTATGATGACAGGAATCCCTGTTAACAGAGTTGCAGAAGCAGAAACAAGTAGATTACATGAATTACCAGACTTAATAAAAGGAAAAGTAATTGGACAAAATGAAGCGGTTACTAAAGTAGTAAAAGCCATTCAGCGTAATAGAGTTGGATTAAAAGACCCGAACAAACCAATTGGATCTTTTATTTTCTTAGGACAAACGGGTGTTGGAAAAACGCAATTGG is a genomic window containing:
- a CDS encoding ATP-dependent Clp protease ATP-binding subunit; translated protein: MDENFSPKVRDVITFSKEEALRLGQEFIGTEHLLLGLLRKGEGKAIDILTAFDVDLILLRKKLEQLNPANPTFLESTDKPNLRLTRQAEKALKTTFLEAKLYQSEAIDTAHLLLCILRNENDPATKLIHKFHVNYDEAKTLYKQLHVDDTEADLPISPIAETPSDDEYASDKSNPFDQPQKGKTVKKSKTPVLDNFGRDLTDLAEKGKLDPVVGRQKEIERVSQILSRRKKNNPMLIGEPGVGKSAIAEGLALRIIERKVSRILFDKRIVSLDLASLVAGTKYRGQFEERMKALMNELEKNDDIILFIDEIHTIVGAGGATGSLDASNMLKPALARGEIQCIGATTLDEFRTNIEKDGALERRFQKVIVDPTSVEETIQILQNIKNKYEEHHHVNYTDAAIEACVKLTNRYMTDRYLPDKAIDALDEAGSRIHITNIVVPQQVLELESQLEIIREQKTKAVNGQKYEEAAKLRDDEKNMEAALNSAQNQWEEDSKLNREIVTEDNVAEVVSMMTGIPVNRVAEAETSRLHELPDLIKGKVIGQNEAVTKVVKAIQRNRVGLKDPNKPIGSFIFLGQTGVGKTQLAKVLARELFDSDDSLIRIDMSEYMEKFAISRLIGAPPGYVGYEEGGQLTEKVRRKPYSVVLLDEIEKAHPDVFNMLLQILDDGHITDSLGRKIDFRNTIIIMTSNIGARQLKDFGGGVGFGTSSKTAQADEHAKSVLEGALKKSFAPEFLNRIDDVIVFNALERNDIHKIIDIELDKLLHRISDLGYTLNLSEKAKDYIADKGFDKKYGARPLKRAIQKYIEDALAEEIVNSKLYEGDTIHMDLDEKENKLTITIEKGEKKPETRTETES
- the gyrA gene encoding DNA gyrase subunit A; this translates as MADGEKLIPINIEEQMKAAYIDYSMSVIVSRALPDVRDGLKPVHRRVLFGMHELGIKATGSYKKSARIVGEVLGKYHPHGDTSVYDSMVRMAQNWSVRYMMVDGQGNFGSVDGDSPAAMRYTEVRMQKISEDMLADIEKETVDHRLNFDDTLQEPTVLPTRIPNLLVNGASGIAVGMATNMAPHNITEVINGTMAYIDNRDIEIDELMQHITAPDFPTGGIIYGYDGVREAFHTGRGRIVMRAKAVIEEVKGRECIIVTEIPYQVNKADMIKKTADLVNDKKISGIANIRDESDRNGMRIVYILKRDAIPNIVLNKLFKYTQLQTSFSVNNIALVKGRPEQLNLKQLIHYFVEHRHEVIVRRTEFLLRKAEARAHILEGLIIASDNIDEVIKIIRASNNADEARESLIERFELSEIQAKAIVEMRLRQLTGLEQDKLRAEFDEIMLTITDLKDILANEPRRYDIIKEELSLIRDKYGDERRSVIEYAGGDMRIEDMIPDTKVVVTISNAGYLKRTNLEEYKVQNRGGRGQKGATTRNEDFLEHLFVGTNHQYMMFFTQKGKVFWMRVYEIPEGGKNTKGRAMQNLINIEQDDSVKAFLVTEDLKDEDYVNSHYVIMATKKGQVKKTSLEQYSRPRTNGINAITIKEGDELLEAKLTTGDSQVMLALASGKSIRFEEAKTRPMGRTASGVRGITLQHENDEVIGMVAVNDMESNILVVSEKGYGKRSKLEDYRVTNRGGKGVKTLNISEKTGNLVAIKNVDDSNDLMIINKSGLTIRMAVEDLRVMGRATQGVRLINIKDSDSIAAVAKVVHEEEVEEEVEGETENGTEIENDSNENQE